A section of the Pseudanabaena mucicola str. Chao 1806 genome encodes:
- a CDS encoding carbohydrate ABC transporter permease: MQPNVKLKQQKSGKKFSWTPYLFLLPAIAFLFLTSFLPVFQAIYLSFTNYDFVGSPAFTGWKNYLTLWNDQTFWKTLSNTLIYLIFAVPSLIILPLALAILVNQKLRSIKFFRAIYYFPVIVSVVVAGIAWKWVYAQNGILNYFLSTISFQDIKIPWLTDPKTAIFAIITVVIWRGIGYYMVIYLAGLQAIPTDLYEAAAIDGSDGWQKHLDITIPLMKPYIILVAVISSIGAMKIFEEVYIMSQGGPANSTKTVVYYLYDKGFTSLEMGYASAIGVFLFLIIFIISILTFKFINPTKTISESN; this comes from the coding sequence ATGCAGCCCAATGTAAAACTAAAACAGCAAAAATCAGGTAAAAAATTTTCTTGGACTCCTTATTTATTCCTACTGCCAGCGATCGCCTTTCTGTTTTTGACATCATTCTTACCCGTATTTCAAGCCATATATTTAAGTTTTACAAATTATGATTTTGTCGGTAGTCCTGCTTTTACTGGTTGGAAAAACTATCTAACTCTTTGGAATGATCAAACTTTTTGGAAAACTCTAAGTAATACCTTAATCTATTTAATATTTGCAGTTCCTAGTCTCATAATTTTGCCCTTAGCTTTAGCAATCTTAGTCAATCAAAAATTACGCAGCATCAAGTTTTTTCGAGCTATTTACTATTTTCCTGTAATCGTCTCTGTTGTCGTTGCTGGGATTGCTTGGAAATGGGTTTATGCTCAAAATGGTATTTTAAATTATTTTCTATCAACGATCTCCTTTCAAGACATTAAAATTCCTTGGTTAACTGATCCGAAAACTGCTATTTTTGCAATTATTACCGTAGTAATTTGGCGTGGAATTGGTTACTACATGGTCATTTATCTGGCTGGTCTACAGGCGATCCCTACAGATTTATATGAAGCGGCTGCGATCGATGGTTCTGATGGTTGGCAAAAGCATTTAGATATTACAATCCCATTGATGAAGCCATATATTATTCTCGTAGCAGTAATTTCTTCAATTGGAGCAATGAAGATATTTGAAGAAGTTTATATCATGTCTCAAGGAGGTCCTGCTAATAGTACAAAAACTGTAGTTTACTACTTGTATGACAAGGGTTTTACTAGCTTAGAAATGGGCTATGCTTCAGCAATTGGTGTATTTCTATTTCTAATTATTTTTATTATTTCTATCTTGACTTTTAAATTTATTAATCCGACTAAAACTATTAGTGAAAGTAATTAG
- the blaOXA gene encoding class D beta-lactamase: MIIILQTLAIVNSVNFANTQPIYAESLSSRPSSKSHFMFQSQFSRNLSRNLQEAKSDGCFIVYDLKRDRYIRYNPDHCQKRFIPASTFKIFNSLVALETKAIANENIVIPWDGVVNNEFLEWNQDQTMRTAFKRSVVWFYQELARRVGNERMRKYIQASGYGNQDIGDKVDTFWLKGKLRISPEEQIKFLVMLYKENLPFAPAVMQTVKDIMVIDRQEHYTLRGKTGWGRDVDGMKNIGWYVGYLERDHNVYFYTLNIVNQDSNFSMISTRKKILFDALKDLQLID, translated from the coding sequence ATGATTATAATTTTGCAGACTTTAGCTATTGTTAATAGTGTTAATTTTGCGAATACCCAACCTATTTATGCCGAGTCTCTATCTTCAAGACCATCTTCTAAATCTCATTTCATGTTTCAATCACAATTTTCGCGAAATCTATCTCGAAATCTCCAAGAAGCAAAATCTGATGGTTGTTTTATTGTGTATGACTTAAAGCGCGATCGCTATATTCGCTACAACCCTGATCATTGCCAAAAGCGCTTTATTCCCGCATCAACATTTAAGATTTTTAACTCTCTGGTAGCACTTGAAACTAAAGCGATCGCTAATGAAAATATCGTAATTCCTTGGGATGGTGTAGTTAATAATGAATTTCTGGAATGGAATCAAGATCAGACCATGCGAACAGCTTTTAAGCGATCAGTGGTCTGGTTTTATCAAGAGTTAGCTAGACGGGTGGGCAATGAAAGAATGAGGAAGTATATTCAAGCGTCTGGTTATGGTAATCAAGATATTGGTGACAAAGTTGATACTTTTTGGCTGAAAGGTAAACTAAGAATTTCGCCAGAGGAGCAAATTAAATTTTTAGTGATGCTATATAAAGAGAATTTGCCCTTTGCACCTGCCGTGATGCAAACCGTGAAGGATATTATGGTAATTGATCGTCAGGAGCATTACACCCTCAGAGGTAAGACTGGTTGGGGTAGAGATGTTGATGGAATGAAAAATATTGGTTGGTATGTTGGTTATTTAGAGAGAGATCACAATGTTTATTTTTATACTCTGAATATCGTTAATCAAGATTCCAATTTTTCGATGATTTCTACTCGTAAGAAAATTTTATTTGATGCTTTAAAGGATTTACAACTCATTGATTAA
- the rlmD gene encoding 23S rRNA (uracil(1939)-C(5))-methyltransferase RlmD produces MLQQGQKITLTISDLADSGAGVGRYENIAVFVPNTVPSDRIVAKIEFVKKNLAIASIDQILTPSRDRVRPSCIVADKCGGCQWQAVSYPAQLRTKQNLVLQAMQRIGGFNADLLEELITPIVGAKESLHYRNKVTYPLATGHDGNLKAGYYQKGSHKIVNLNQCPAQDERLDPMLAEIKMDIHNQCWEIYDEKTHIGLLRHLGLRIGRHTGEILITLVTRDWDVPNLGAFAQTWLERYDKVVGVILNCNPDKTNAIFGRDSRCIAGQDYLLEKFAGLTFRLRGDTFFQVYTEQAEKMLHIIESELQLVGTEVLLDAYAGIGTIALPLAEQVKQAIAIEIQPQATAQGKLNADLNGIDNVEFHTGKVEELISTLNLNPDIVILDPPRKGCEPSVINFLRESHPTRLVYVSCNPATQARDLKLLCEGDLYQLTRIQPIDFFPQTSHVEAIAFLTKS; encoded by the coding sequence ATGCTGCAACAAGGACAAAAAATTACGCTAACCATCAGTGATCTTGCTGATAGTGGTGCTGGGGTGGGGCGTTATGAAAATATTGCTGTATTTGTGCCGAATACTGTCCCTAGCGATCGCATTGTTGCCAAAATCGAATTTGTTAAGAAAAATTTAGCTATTGCCAGCATTGACCAAATCCTAACACCATCAAGAGATCGTGTCCGCCCAAGTTGTATTGTTGCCGATAAATGCGGTGGCTGTCAGTGGCAAGCCGTCAGTTATCCCGCCCAACTGCGAACTAAGCAAAACCTAGTTCTTCAGGCAATGCAAAGAATCGGCGGCTTTAATGCTGACCTTTTAGAAGAATTAATTACTCCCATCGTTGGCGCAAAAGAGAGTCTACACTACCGCAACAAAGTTACCTATCCCCTCGCCACTGGTCATGATGGCAACCTCAAGGCAGGCTATTACCAAAAGGGAAGTCATAAAATTGTCAATCTCAATCAATGCCCAGCCCAAGATGAACGTCTCGATCCGATGCTTGCCGAAATCAAAATGGATATTCATAACCAATGTTGGGAAATCTATGATGAGAAAACCCACATAGGTTTGCTGCGCCATTTGGGACTTCGCATTGGTAGACATACAGGTGAGATTTTGATTACGCTCGTTACTCGTGATTGGGATGTACCGAATTTGGGCGCATTTGCTCAGACATGGCTAGAGCGCTACGACAAGGTGGTGGGTGTAATTCTTAATTGCAATCCTGATAAAACCAATGCCATTTTTGGACGCGATAGCCGTTGCATTGCGGGTCAAGACTATCTCTTAGAAAAATTTGCAGGTTTAACTTTCCGTTTGCGCGGTGATACTTTCTTTCAGGTCTATACTGAGCAAGCTGAGAAAATGCTCCATATTATCGAATCGGAATTGCAACTAGTAGGAACAGAAGTTCTCTTAGATGCCTATGCTGGCATTGGCACGATCGCTTTACCATTAGCCGAACAGGTCAAACAGGCGATCGCAATTGAAATCCAGCCGCAGGCAACAGCCCAAGGCAAACTCAACGCTGATCTCAATGGCATTGATAATGTGGAATTTCACACGGGCAAAGTCGAAGAGCTAATCAGCACGCTCAATCTCAATCCTGATATTGTCATCCTCGACCCTCCCCGCAAAGGTTGTGAACCCTCAGTAATTAACTTTTTGCGCGAAAGTCATCCCACGCGCCTTGTCTATGTAAGTTGCAATCCTGCTACTCAAGCCAGAGATTTAAAACTATTATGCGAAGGCGATCTTTATCAACTCACCCGCATTCAACCGATCGACTTTTTTCCACAAACCTCACATGTCGAGGCGATCGCCTTTCTTACAAAGTCGTAA
- a CDS encoding alr0857 family protein has product MLKLTYTEAGLHLEKLDISLEEFVTNRMLLSLRSGSSIHIESSRAAFLLTADVVDLLLLKSVMSDQIASKLSVDKVDDRYVEVCFSGTWIANDLCAEEGTLVTALGDRVEFYLHKLWKLSESALTFANF; this is encoded by the coding sequence ATGTTGAAACTCACTTATACCGAAGCTGGATTGCATTTGGAGAAATTAGATATCTCCCTAGAGGAATTCGTCACCAATCGGATGTTGCTCAGTTTGCGTTCTGGCTCATCGATCCATATCGAATCCAGTCGCGCTGCTTTTCTCTTGACTGCGGATGTCGTTGATTTGTTATTACTGAAGTCTGTTATGTCCGATCAGATCGCGAGCAAGCTGAGTGTGGATAAGGTTGACGATCGCTATGTTGAGGTTTGCTTTAGTGGTACTTGGATCGCTAACGATCTCTGTGCTGAAGAAGGGACTCTCGTTACCGCTTTAGGCGATCGCGTCGAGTTCTATTTGCATAAGCTCTGGAAACTCAGCGAGTCCGCTTTAACATTCGCGAACTTCTAG
- a CDS encoding carbohydrate ABC transporter permease, giving the protein MKPKQIKSSANKFNNIPQFILLIAIAALTVFPLVWLISTAFKSPTENIFQSVPQLLPSQPTLDNFLKVWKNSRFDLYLWNSFLVASITVILNLLFCSLAAFPLARLEFKGRDPIFWAIIGTTMIPFQITMIPLYILAVQLNLKNTYAGLIFPYVISAFGIFLLRQAFQSVPKEMEEAARMDGCSSMGIWWHVMLPAARPALMTLAVFTFVAMWGDFLWPLVIVDKAELYTLPRGIASLASAFSEDWRLIAAGSAISMLPVFIVFVFLQRYIIPTEASIGVKG; this is encoded by the coding sequence ATGAAACCAAAACAAATAAAATCATCCGCAAATAAATTTAATAATATTCCTCAATTCATTCTCTTAATTGCGATCGCTGCTTTAACTGTATTTCCTCTAGTCTGGCTCATAAGTACAGCCTTTAAGTCCCCCACCGAAAATATTTTTCAATCTGTACCACAGCTATTACCATCACAACCTACCTTAGACAATTTTCTCAAGGTTTGGAAAAATTCCCGTTTTGATCTTTATCTCTGGAATAGTTTTTTAGTTGCTAGCATCACCGTTATTTTAAATTTACTGTTCTGTTCCCTAGCGGCTTTTCCCCTCGCAAGATTGGAATTTAAAGGACGTGATCCTATCTTTTGGGCGATCATTGGCACAACGATGATTCCATTTCAAATTACGATGATTCCTCTATATATTCTTGCTGTACAGCTCAATCTCAAAAACACTTATGCTGGCTTGATTTTTCCCTATGTGATATCTGCTTTCGGCATATTTCTATTACGTCAAGCCTTCCAAAGTGTCCCTAAAGAAATGGAAGAAGCGGCACGAATGGATGGTTGCTCTAGTATGGGAATTTGGTGGCACGTGATGCTACCTGCGGCACGACCTGCCTTGATGACACTTGCAGTTTTCACCTTTGTGGCGATGTGGGGTGATTTTCTCTGGCCGTTGGTGATAGTTGATAAGGCTGAGCTTTATACATTGCCAAGGGGAATTGCCAGTCTCGCCAGTGCCTTTTCCGAGGATTGGCGCTTAATTGCCGCAGGTTCCGCCATTTCAATGTTGCCAGTATTTATTGTATTTGTGTTTCTCCAACGCTACATCATCCCGACCGAGGCAAGTATTGGTGTTAAAGGCTAA
- a CDS encoding HNH endonuclease, protein MQLINQYEPDVLRQSVIVFSQNYLPVSRINIKRAIALLVTGRAEPLELMSQQTWQVVSPRLVLQVPEHIRLTLTKSERFWRVPPVVRREILRRDNHTCQYCGNTKKLTIDHVIPRSKGGLNTWENVVIACESCNQRKGNRTPLEANMTLRTKPKAPVHPTVAFAEQFWRSQQEINSG, encoded by the coding sequence ATGCAGCTTATTAATCAGTATGAACCAGATGTATTGAGGCAATCAGTAATTGTGTTTTCGCAAAACTATCTGCCCGTGAGCCGTATCAATATTAAACGAGCTATCGCTTTGCTAGTCACAGGTCGCGCCGAACCATTGGAACTAATGAGCCAACAAACCTGGCAAGTTGTTTCCCCCAGACTCGTCCTGCAAGTGCCAGAACATATCCGTCTGACGCTGACGAAATCAGAACGATTTTGGCGAGTTCCACCCGTCGTCCGTAGAGAAATTTTGCGTCGTGACAATCACACTTGCCAATATTGCGGCAACACTAAAAAACTGACGATCGATCATGTCATTCCTCGTTCTAAGGGTGGTCTGAATACTTGGGAAAACGTTGTCATTGCTTGCGAATCCTGCAATCAACGCAAGGGCAATCGCACTCCTCTCGAAGCAAATATGACTTTGAGGACTAAGCCGAAAGCACCCGTTCATCCCACCGTTGCTTTTGCGGAACAATTCTGGCGATCGCAACAAGAAATAAACAGTGGATAG